A genome region from Brassica napus cultivar Da-Ae unplaced genomic scaffold, Da-Ae ScsIHWf_35;HRSCAF=64, whole genome shotgun sequence includes the following:
- the LOC125603605 gene encoding ribosomal protein S14, mitochondrial-like, producing MANLRGVLTNVSSYCQRSFSQPALLWRSAVKPPIQSRHISTTLAKQASKHSGTEQGVKRNSADHRRRLLAARFELRRKLYKAFCKDPELPSEMREKNRYKLSKLPRNSAFTRIRNRCVFTGRSRSVTELFRMSRICFRGLANKGELMGIKKSSW from the coding sequence ATGGCCAATCTCCGAGGAGTCCTAACCAACGTCTCTTCCTACTGTCAACGCTCCTTCTCTCAACCAGCTCTGCTATGGCGATCCGCGGTCAAACCTCCGATCCAATCCAGACACATCTCCACAACTCTCGCGAAACAGGCGTCGAAACACAGCGGAACGGAGCAAGGCGTGAAGCGAAACAGCGCAGATCACAGACGTAGACTGCTCGCGGCGAGATTCGAGCTGAGAAGGAAGCTCTACAAAGCGTTTTGCAAAGATCCGGAGCTTCCCAGCGAAATGAGAGAGAAGAATCGTTACAAGCTGTCGAAGCTGCCGAGGAACAGTGCGTTTACGAGGATAAGGAACAGGTGCGTGTTCACTGGTCGGTCTAGGTCCGTGACGGAGCTGTTTCGGATGTCGAGGATCTGTTTCCGTGGGTTGGCGAATAAAGGGGAGTTGATGGGTATAAAGAAGTCGTCTTGGTAA